From Cercospora beticola chromosome 6, complete sequence, a single genomic window includes:
- a CDS encoding uncharacterized protein (CAZy:AA7) has product MAVYAEKPAAQEAIEAVVALQPFPVILPGTEEFLKVQESYWNAQQRSAAPSAFFQPHTPEHVSGIVQEIVRARLAFAIKGGGHSSNLGGSSTNDGVTIDLSRLDHIVIAKDKKTVRLGPGVRWGVLFRILDEQKLAAAGGRDASVGVPGFLFGGGLSAWGAKHGWGSDSIISADVVVLADGTLVTADQQIHPDLLRALKGGGAHNFGIVTSVTIKLHPCDGMWGGMQIVSDKSFPDLFEAIDCYAKSLAQDGMANLIVDVVHHNDPARFKDTELIALVQMAYCEPTPEPAVFQALRELPSTHNSGRLASSFDFETEMAEMTYVTAKRNIYWTICMQYNKDLLKAAFEIWQKSTAGPPASAAPAFDIQFLAPALRNKSAREGLGELFGIQGPDEPLVNLNVAATWTDEKDDKAVTSLTRNIVADIEELARTRGFYSPFNYMNYAHREQDVIGSYGPEKQAFLRRLSAKYDPQGVFQK; this is encoded by the exons ATGGCAGTCTACGCAGAGAAGCCAGCGGCGCAGGAAGCA ATCGAGGCAGTCGTTGCCTTGCAGCCATTCCCGGTCATCTTGCCTGGCACCGAGGAGTTTCTGAAAGTGCAAGAGAGCTATTGGAATGCACAGCAACGGTCTGCCGCACCTTCAGCCTTCTTCCAACCACATACCCCGGAGCACGTATCTGGGATCGTCCAGGAGATTGTGCGCGCCCGCCTTGCGTTCGCAATTAAAGGAGGTGGCCATTCTTCCAACCTGGGAGGCTCAAGCACTAACGATGGCGTTACGATTGACTTGAGTCGTCTGGATCACATAGTGATCGCCAAGGATAAGAAGACTGTGCGACTCGGACCGGGAGTGCGCTGGGGCGTGCTTTTCAGGATTCTTGACGAACAAAAACTTGCGGCTGCGGGAGGTCGAGATGCGTCAGTTGGCGTGCCAGGGTTCCTTTTTGGAG GTGGTCTCTCTGCTTGGGGTGCCAAGCATGGGTGGGGAAGCGACAGCATCATCTCCGCCGACGTCGTCGTCCTTGCTGACGGCACTCTGGTCACCGCCGACCAACAAATCCATCCCGACCTCCTGAGAGCCCTGAAAGGAGGCGGCGCCCATAACTTCGGCATCGTGACGAGCGTCACGATCAAACTGCACCCATGCGATGGCATGTGGGGAGGAATGCAAATTGTTTCAGACAAGTCGTTCCCCGACCTTTTTGAAGCAATTGACTGCTACGCAAAAAGCTTGGCACAGGACGGCATGGCAAACCTGATCGTCGATGTCGTTCACCACAATGATCCGGCTCGCTTCAAGGATACAGAGCTGATTGCCTTGGTGCAAATGGCATACTGCGAGCCGACACCAGAGCCGGCTGTCTTCCAAGCACTTCGAGAACTTCCAAGCACTCACAATTCGGGTCGACTGGCGTCGTCGTTTGACTTCGAAACAGAGATGGCAGAGATGACCTACGTGACAGCGAAACGAAACATTTACTGGACTATCTGCATGCAATACAATAAGGATCTCCTCAAGGCGGCGTTTGAAATCTGGCAGAAGAGCACTGCGGGTCCTCCGGCCAGCGCTGCTCCGGCTTTTGACATCCAGTTCTTAGCCCCAGCGCTCCGGAACAAAAGCGCTCGCGAGGGACTCGGGGAGCTCTTCGGTATTCAAGGGCCAGACGAGCCCCTCGTGAACCTCAATGTGGCCGCGACTTGGACGGATGAGAAAGACGATAAAGCAGTAACCTCACTCACCCGAAATATTGTCGCTGACATCGAAGAATTAGCTCGTACTCGTGGATTTTATTCACCTTTCAATTACATGAATTACGCGCACCGCGAACAAGATGTAATCGGCAGCTACGGGCCTGAGAAGCAGGCCTTTTTGCGTAGACTCTCTGCGAAATATGATCCTCAGGGAGTGTTCCAGAAATAG